From Anopheles coluzzii chromosome 3, AcolN3, whole genome shotgun sequence, the proteins below share one genomic window:
- the LOC120954774 gene encoding neural cell adhesion molecule 2-like, protein MCSSIIRFYWAGKPKPKMNGMMVLPDEGYFEIFCWGTAFPAPRVKFFFTPCPSLEWHNCNNPPVQLDEVISTSSTITFNESLPVSFGSHITAGIVQCQASNADGTAIAHSKIFKHHQRKMMSLQILHPTDTIYQGDSIIVQCSADRHIFTNSFTFRTEDEQRSIAVHDVPDAEHSFNWVANFTISNVTITGDYGVECEAMHHNGTLSSRRLSLKIVRPYLTVRERLIRVVARGDPEPLLLSCNAAGRPMPQYRWYRNGELLPNTNFMLVVTSSVKDGYACYTWNRAGEEWIRWDIVHREEADEHVLYQTIVAGVLLIIAVLGCVMCYIKIRQLYTFLRIYRAAKNRQSSLYANNLCQELHSHE, encoded by the exons ATGTGTAGCTCAATTATTCGATTTTATTGGGCaggaaaaccaaaaccaaaaatgaaTGGGATGATGGTTCTACCAGACGAGGGATATTTTGAGATATTCTGCTGGGGTACAGCATTTCCTGCCCCGAGAGTAAAATTCTTCTTCACACCGTGCCCATCCCTTGAGTGGCATAATTGCAACAATCCGCCAGTACAATTGGATGAG GTAATCTCCACCAGCAGTACGATCACCTTCAACGAAAGTCTACCAGTGAGCTTCGGATCACACATCACAGCAGGAATAGTGCAGTGCCAGGCGTCCAATGCCGACGGTACCGCCATCGCTCACTCCAAGATATTCAAGCACCACCAGCGCAAAATGATGAGCCTGCAAATCCTACACCCAACCGACACGATCTATCAGGGCGACTCCATCATCGTTCAATGTTCCGCCGATCGGCACATCTTCACCAACAGCTTCACTTTTCGCACGGAAGACGAACAGCGCTCTATTGCCGTACATGACGTACCAGACGCAGAACATTCCTTCAATTGGGTTGCAAATTTTACGATAAGCAACGTCACGATAACCGGCGACTATGGGGTAGAGTGTGAAGCGATGCATCACAATGGAACGTTGTCGAGCCGGCGCTTATCGCTGAAGATCGTGCGACCCTACCTTACCGTTCGGGAACGGTTGATACGCGTGGTTGCTAGAGGTGATCCGGAGCCGTTGCTGCTGAGCTGCAATGCCGCAGGACGTCCAATGCCACAGTACCGGTGGTACAGGAATGGGGAACTGCTGCCCAACACAAACTTTATGCTGGTGGTAACCTCTTCAGTGAAGGATGGGTACGCTTGCTACACGTGGAACAGGGCGGGCGAGGAGTGGATTAGATGGGATATAGTGCATCgggaagaagcggacgaacaCGTGCTTTATCAAACCATTGTAGCGGGTGTACTTTTAATCATAGCTGTTCTTGGATGTGTTATGTGTTATATAAAAATTAGACAACTTTACACGTTTCTTCGTATTTATAGAGCTGCAAAAAATCGGCAATCCTCATTGTATGCCAATAATTTATGTCAAGAGCTCCACTCTCACGAATAA
- the LOC120956819 gene encoding ATP-binding cassette sub-family G member 4 produces the protein MDILQQEVRGIALANLSEVQSGPVYNQTTVPLNRKDSRNMDQAVIRNNTANAVSNHELRPFQNLPAREPVDIQFKDVSYCVSLGFRKGQKEILHNVNGKFPGSQLIAIMGPSGAGKSTLLDVLSGYRRTGVEGAVYVNGRIRNLNSFRRMTCYITQDDRLQTLLTVVENMRIAADLKLGPEVSRHEKESIVEDILTVLGLYNHQFTITKLLSGGQRKRLSIALELINNPTIMFLDEPTTGLDSSSCNQVVDLLKQLAKQGRTIICTIHQPSAKLFQEFDQVYVLSNGECMYQGCTNSLVPFLQSVDMPCPVYHNPADYVIELACGEYGEERIQRMVMEMGNGECTEWFTDKRKLLKPEQLRQKYPLKKIIEQNEDLTATSQVHQLQVLIKRGIIKAKRDATLTHLRIGVNIIIAAMLGFLFIDAGNEGSRVLDNYNLLFSILMHHMMATMMLTVLTFPTEMGVILKEHFNRWYTLKCYYLSVSIIDLPLSVFCCLIFTIIIYLMSGQPMEWFRFGMFFTISLLIVLIAQSIGLTIGAWFNVVNGTFLGPVLTIPMMMFAGFGVTLRDLPSYLKWGSHISYLRYGLEGYVNAIYGENRETLDCELKPYCHYRYPAKFLSEISMEGDQFWKDVYALCATLLLVRVCCYFCLRWKVISVR, from the exons ATGGACATCCTGCAGCAGGAGGTGCGCGGTATCGCGCTGGCCAACCTGTCCGAGGTCCAGTCGGGCCCAGTGTACAACCAAACGACGGTGCCCCTGAATCGCAAGGACTCGCGCAACATGGACCAGGCAGTGATACGGAACAACACGGCCAACGCGGTGTCGAACCACGAGCTGCGGCCGTTCCAAAACTTGCCAGCCCGCGAACCCGTCGACATCCAGTTCAAAGACGTGTCGTACTGCGTGAGCCTCGGGTTTCGCAAAG GCCAGAAGGAGATCCTGCACAACGTGAATGGCAAATTCCCAGGCTCGCAGCTGATCGCCATCATGGGCCCGTCCGGTGCGGGTAAGTCGACGCTGCTGGACGTCCTGTCCGGCTACCGACGGACGGGCGTCGAGGGCGCAGTGTACGTGAACGGACGCATCCGCAACCTGAACAGCTTCCGGCGGATGACCTGCTACATTACGCAGGACGATCGCCTGCAGACGCTGCTGACCGTGGTGGAGAACATGCGCATTGCGGCGGATTTGAAGCTAGGACCGGAGGTGTCACGCCACGAGAAAGAGTCGATC GTTGAAGACATCTTGACGGTGCTGGGACTGTACAATCATCAGTTCACCATTACGAAGCTGCTGTCGGGCGGACAGCGGAAACGGCTGTCGATAGCACTGGAGCTCATCAACAACCCTACGATCATGTTCCTGGATGAACCCACGAC CGGGTTGGATAGCTCCTCGTGCAACCAGGTGGTGGATCTGCTGAAGCAGCTCGCCAAACAGGGCCGCACGATCATCTGCACAATCCATCAACCGTCCGCCAAGCTGTTCCAGGAGTTCGACCAGGTGTACGTACTGTCGAACGGGGAGTGCATGTACCAGGGCTGCACCAACAGCCTGGTGCCGTTCCTGCAGTCCGTCGATATGCCCTGCCCGGTGTACCACAATCCTGCCGATTACG TGATTGAGCTAGCCTGCGGTGAGTACGGCGAGGAACGCATCCAGCGCATGGTGATGGAGATGGGCAACGGTGAATGTACGGAATGGTTCACCGACAAGCGGAAGCTACTGAAGCCGGAGCAGCTACGCCAGAAGTACCCGCTGAAGAAGATCATCGAACAGAACGAGGACCTGACCGCCACGTCCCAGGTCCACCAGCTGCAGGTCCTGATCAAGCGCGGCATTATCAAGGCGAAGCGGGACGCTACCCTTACCCATCTGCGGATCGGCGTGAACATCATCATCGCGGCCATGCTGGGCTTCCTGTTCATTGACGCCGGCAACGAGGGTTCGCGCGTACTCGACAACTACAATCTGCTGTTCTCGATCCTGATGCACCACATGATGGCCACGATGATGCTTACCGTGCTGACAT TCCCCACCGAGATGGGCGTCATACTCAAGGAGCACTTCAATCGGTGGTACACGCTCAAGTGTTACTACCTCTCCGTTTCCATCATCGATCTGCCGCTGTCCGTGTTCTGCTGTCTGAtcttcaccatcatcatctacTTGATGAGCGGGCAGCCGATGGAGTGGTTCCGTTTCGGCATGTTTTTCACCATCAGCCTGCTGATCGTGCTGATAGCGCAGAGCATCGGGTTGACGATCGGAGCCTGGTTTAACGTGGTG AATGGTACGTTCCTCGGACCGGTGCTAACGATCCCGATGATGATGTTCGCCGGTTTCGGTGTGACGCTGCGCGATCTACCGAGCTACCTGAAATGGGGCAGTCACATCTCTTATCTGCGCTACGGGTTAGAGGGCTACGTGAATGCAATCTATGGCGAAAATCGGGAAACGCTCGACTGCGAGCTGAAACCGTACTGCCATTACAG ATATCCTGCCAAGTTCCTGTCGGAGATCTCGATGGAAGGCGATCAGTTCTGGAAGGACGTGTACGCGCTCTGCGCcacgttgctgctggtgcgtgtgtgctgcTACTTCTGCCTCCGGTGGAAGGTCATTTCGGTGCGGTAA